The DNA sequence aaaaaggcgttcaaaaacaaggacatttcttagtgaccccaaacttttgaacggctgTGTGTATAAATCTTTATGTATATTGGTTTAGCATTCCTTGCTAAAAGGTGGGCCACTTCCATGGTACCGGTTATCCCGAGTTGAGATCAAGAGTTCACCAAAGTTACCTCGCCAACTCAAGCCTGTTTCGTACACCCTTCTAGAGGGCGAAATTGTTATTTTGGTGAGTCTATGATCCCTGCTGTCTAAGTCCTGTTACAGCATCATCGTTAAATAATTTGTTGCCTAGGTAGTCGGCCAAGTTTAAGGAATAACTCACCATTAATTTAAGTCTCTCCTGCTATGCTAGATCTACTCCTCTGATCCCACCTTGGGATGTATGATGAGCATAGCTGAGAAGGTCCATTATAGAATGAAACAGAACACTGCAAGCAACATCACACTGACTGGATTCTTTTCAGTCTaggtcattttatttatttccaAGACAAGTGCAGTGGTATAGGCCTAATTCAAGGCAGCAAGAGCACACAGGAGCAATTAAACTACTGCCAGACACACGTATAATCCATCAGAAAGCTTTAAGGGACTTGTTCAACTTATTCATTGTTGAGAAATTAAAATGTCAGTGCCATTTGTGTTGGAATCTTCAGTCGACAGCAGCGGTGTTGAAATCTTCTTCGATGGTGTCATAAATGCTAAACTGTGCATTGTTATTCTGTGAAAGACAGGACATGAACATGGTTAGAATACAGTGCGATAATGACTGCATTTACAAAGGCAGCCCAACTCTGATAtttttcctgtctctgtgtgtgcatgtctttACCACATTGATAGAGTTTGTTGAGGCGTGCTATGTCCAGGGGGCTCAGGTGATTTCTCTGTCCAATCTGGACTCCCCTCTTCTTGGAGTGAATAGTGGGGTTACGGTTTGATGAGAAGTAGTATCTGCCAGGAGAAACCCAACAATGGGGGATTAGAGGACTTGCTACTTTAACACAAGGACTGCGTCACAATGCCACCCTAATCCCAATATAGTGCACatagtttgaccagagcccaggtAAACAATAGTGACCtaaatagggaaccatttggtaCACACAGGGAAATGTTACTGGAGCTGgatactgtacagtcgtggccaaaagttgagagaatgacacaaatattaatttctacaaagtttgctgcttcagtgtctttagatatttttgtcagatgttactatggaacacggaagtataattacaagcatttcataagtgtcaaaggcttttattaacAATTACATTCAGGTTGATGCAAAGAggcaatatttgcagtgttgaccctttttcaagacctctgcaatccgccctggcatgctgtcaatgaacttctgggccacatcctgactgatggcagcccattcttgcataatcaatgcttggagtttgtcagaatttgttgggttttgtttgtccacccgcctcttgaggattgaccccAAGTTGTCAATGGGATTagggtctggggagtttcctgaacATGGACCCAAATTATCGatattttgttccccgagccacttagttatcacttttgcctaatggcaaggtgctccatcatgctggaaaattcATTGTTCATCAACAAAcagttcctggatggttggtaccattctttattcatggctgtgttcttaggcaaaattgtgagtgagcccactaccttggctgagaagcaaccccacacgtgaattgtctcaggatgctttactgttggcatgacacaggactgatggtagcgctcaccttgtcttctccagatgtcccaaacaatcggaaaggggattgatcagagaaaatgactttacctcagtcctcagcagtccaatccctgtaccttttgcagaatatcagtctgtccctgatgtttttccaggagagaagtggcttctttgctgcccttcttgacatcctccaaaagtcttcgcctcactgtgcatgcagatgcactcacacctgcctgctgccattcctgtactggtggtgccccgatcccgcagctgaagcaactttaggagacagtcctggctcTTGCtgggcttcagggcacccaagaaagtcttcttcacaacaattgaaccgctctccttgaagttcttgatgatgcgattgtaacagtgtaggttccatccctctcttcgccccaacccgggcttgaaccaggcacccttgcacacatcaacaactgacaccccacgaagcatcgttacccatcgcgccacaaaagccgcggcccttgcaatgcaaggggaaaccctacttcaagtctcagagcgagtgacgtcactgattgaaacgctattagcgcgcaccaccgctaactaactagccatttcacatcggttacactcaccccccctttgacctcctccttttccgcagcaaccaatgatcccggtcaacagcatcaatgtaacagtgtaggttccgtcccccTCTTCgacccaacccgggctcgaaccagggacccttgcacacatcaacaactgacacccaccgaagcatcgttacccatcgcgccacaagagccacggcccttgcaacacaaggggaaaccctacttcaagtctcagagcgagtgacgtcactgattgaaacgctattagcgcgcaccaccgctaactaactagccatttcacatcggttacactcaccccccctttgacctcctccttttccgcagcaaccaatgatcccggtcaacagcatcaatgtaacagtgtaggttccgtcccccTCTTCgacccaacccgggctcgaaccagggacccttgcacacatcaacaactgacacccaccgaagcatcgttacccatcgcgccacaagagccacggcccttgcaacacaaggggaaaccctacttcaagtctcagagcgagtgacgtcactgattgaaaagctattagcgcgcaccaccgctaactaactagccatttcacatcggttacacgataaatggttgatttaggtgcaatcttactggcagcaatatccttgcctgcgaagccctttttgtgcaaagcaatgatgacggcacgtgtttccttgcaggtaacaatggttgacagaggatgaacaatgattccaagcaccaccctccttttgaagcttccagtctgttattcgaactcaatcagcatgacagagtgatctccagccttgtcctcatcaacactcacacctgtgttaacgagagaatcactgacatgagtGGCAGGGCTGATATGCagctgaaatgttttggggggattcagttcattttcatggcaaagagggactttgcaattaattgcaattcatctgatcactctttataacattctggagtatatgcacattgccatcatacaaactgaggcagcagactgaaaatgtatatttgtttcCTCAACTTTTGCCCACGACCGTACACAGTCACAAAACTAATATTTACTTATTGCTATCAGTTTAAAAACAAGGTGAGTAAAATTAGGACTTTAGTGGGaataaggaggagaggagtatgACTGACGTTCCGTAGTGCATTATGGAGTCGTAGTCATAGGGCAGGTCCTGAGTGTCTCCTTTCTTCACCTTAAAATTATTTTCTTTTCCTGGAAGTTAAAAAGAGTTACAAGAAGCAGATGTGACTGGTGGACACTGCTGGGTGTGAATGTGATATAGGGGAATGAAAATGGAAATGTAGACGAGTTGAGATGGAAACCATTAAGTTGAACCTCTAGCAGGAGGAAACTCTACAGGATTCAAGGCATGAATATTTCATCTTACCTAATGAAACCCATTGCGGGTGGTAATGTAACAAAACTGCCTTCAAAACAAGCTTACATGTTATCCCAGGATACCCATTACGGGTGGCAACTGTAAAAGGTATATTTTACACCAGGATACCCATTACGGGTGGTAACTGTAGATGACAACGTAGTGTTATTCGCGTCAGGCAAATTTAGCGAACAAGGTTGCTGCGTTCACGCCAGGGAAAATTCACAGGAGTAAACTAATTCAGTTCAATTCTACATCATTGGAAATGAGCCTGAAATACATAGTATTGGTCTCAAACTGAAGAACACTGATGGTTACTGGTGTAAGATTCTCTCTGGTGTTTACAGAACTGGTGCTGTGAGATtaggatatcaggattcaaggtAGCTATGATATTAGGCTATCAGGACCTGCTTAGACAAAGCAATTTCAACAGTAGAGAAAAGGGTTGCAATGTATGGGGAAATGAATGGCTGCAGTATTTCCGTTATAATAAGTACATTTGTAAagtgttccactggatatcataaggtgaatgcaccaatttgtaagtcgctctggataagagcgtctgctaaatgacataaatggaACGTTAAGGCATAAATGTATGAAAGACTATTCTTATTTTAAACTAGTGGTTCTGTCCTTGTGGTATGTAGTGTTTcatgttgtgtggaccccaggaagagtaactgctgcttaGGCAGTACttaataaaatactaaatgtcAATAGTTATTCTATACGGTCTTCACTCCAGACCACAAAAAGCTGAATCAGgtatgttagtgctgggctgctaCTAAAGCCTGCACACTGCAGCTCTTCATGGGACAAATTGACCAGCCCTGCCCCTGATCCACATGCACTGCCCGTGAGGTGGTTTAGTATGTTGTGTTGGTGTGAGTTACCTGGGACCACGTTGTCCCACTGTATGGTGACGTATTGGTCACGGTCTGGCCGTGTGTGCTCGTGGTGCAGGCCCAGGGCATGCATCAGCTCATGACACAGGTTCCCCACGTTACAGGCTCTACCGAAGTACACAGACTGGGCCCCGCCCTGGAAACCTACATACGACGCACAGCTAGAGTTAAGTGAAGAGAGATAAAGGGGAGAGAAGCGGGAGGAGAGAAATGGAGGAGAAAGAGGCGATATGACAGGAAGAGAGGAAAAATAAAGGATTGAACACAGGAAAAGGAAGGAGAGGTTGTGAGTTAACTGTAAACTGCTGGGAAGGAGAGAATGTGTTAATGTGCCCACTTTGGACTCACCCTGTCCCAGAGATGAACTCTATGTAGTTCATCTCATTGGTGTATTCGTGGAAGCGGATACACGTCTGGTCTGAAATAAGCTTGAACGCTGCTAGTACAGTTTCCTTTCTGTCCACTGTGTGGATCAGAGACAATCTACCATTAGACGGTGCATATCATTCTCACTGTATTAGAAAACATCTAGTGTTACAGTGTTCATCTCTCCTACTGTATTCGACACTCACCCAGATAATCGTTGATCTTGTAGGGGATAGAAGTGACGCCTTCATTCTCAGGCCAAAGTGACTTCACAGCTAATCGGTCTTCCTGTAGGACAAACACCTAGTCTTAAATCCAGCTGTTGCTAGAGTATAGGCCTCAGATTAATTCAATTGTTATTTACGCGTTTCCCCTATGAATGtttttaacccctgtgcggcctctgtcccgtaagcgggacgaacatccagcgaaaaactcctatcgacattagcataacgaaatgtaatatatatttttttcaaatataggactgtctcatatcgttttatagatacacctctcctgaatcgacccacgttgtccgatttcaaaaaggctttacaggaaaagcaaaacattagattatgttagaggagtacatggtaaaagtagccacatagccattttccgaccaaccacatgcatcacaaataaccaaaaaacagctaaatgcagcactaaccttgtacaaacttcatcagatgacacacgtaggacatcatgttacacaatgcatgcattcttttgttcgataaagttcatatttatatataaaaacagcattttacatcggcgcgtgacgttgactaactattttccctcaaatgcatcccgggaaacagtgctacaatttactcaattactattcgaaaacatttttcaaatgtaatattgtcattctaagatttatagatgaatatctcttgaaagcacctgtaataccagatttaaaaataactttactgggtaatcaaaaggggatgcgatacctagtaaatacagctcagcaccatcttggaacaatcgcatatcacatctaatcttgtatactattgtcaataatcccttacctttggttgtcttcatcagaaagcacttccaggaatcccaggtccacaacaaatgtattttcgttctaaaaagtccatcctttatgttccattagcttgctgttgttagcgcgtctgaagactgctccaaaaccttcgtcggccgcgggacagcaATTTCGGAAAAAAACATTTCCCCCccaatttaggttcgttcaaacatgtcaaacgttgtataacataaatcttcagggcctgtttcaacaagagagccaataagattcgagggggacgattgcattgtgtttcaaaacgtttcgaaaggtgggggtagacagggccgccggcgtcataatggtgatggccctcctcctgtgaccaatttcaacagactctcattctgtcagtttccacagtagaaggctcaaaccactttgtaaagactggggacatctagtggaagcaatagaaagtgctcaatgaaccatagctcacggtgtgattaataggcaaagatgtgaagttgagtccacaattcagaattccacttcctgtttcgatcggtctcggggttttgactgccatatgagttctgttatactcagacaccattcaaacagttttagaaactttagggtgttttctatccacaagtattaattatatgcatatcctagcttctgagtttgagtagtaggccgtttaaaatgggcacgaatatTTTTAAAAATGCGCTGTggtgccccctatcctagggtaacgtcaTTAAGTTCTAAAATGGTCAAACTATTTCAGTATTAACTTCAATGACTAAAACCAGACTAAGTATGTAGAAAAAAAAGAATGGAGCAATATACAGTgtactttccatgacagactgaccaggtgaatgctatgatccttAGAGGTCACCTGTTAAATCAGTGTATATGAAGAGACCGGTTAAAggaggattgttaagccttgcgACATGGATCATGTCTATATGCcagtcagagggtgaatgggcaggacaaaatattgaagtaccTTTGATCAGGGTATGGTAGGTACCAGactcaccagtttgagtgtgtcaagaactgcaacgttgctgtgtatttcacactcagtttcccgtgtgtgtgaagaatggtccaccacccaaaggacatccagccaatggcAGTCCAGTGGTCGAAAATGGGTGACACgaattgtgcagagcaacagacgggctACAGTTATAGTCAATTGACAGTCCAGTAAAACATTTGTTCCCAAAGACCCCAAAAATGCTCAGCTCGTAGAACCTTGACACAAATGGGGTATGGCAGAGTTCCACTTCTTTCAGCAAAAAACTTGTTGCAGTGGACTAAGGAAACACTGGACACAGGAGAATTGGAAAAGCGTCTGGTATGATAAATGCCGTTTTTTTGCAAtttcacgctgatgggaggactagggtatgaAGAAAACCACATGCATCCATCATGCCGTTTGtcaacattgcaggctggtgAGTGGCAGTGGTATGCTGTGGGGTGCCTTTTCATGGCACACGTTGGGTCCCATGATAAAAGTTGAGCAACGTTTGAATGtcttaacataattgaaaaatcaggtgcatcccttcatggcagcagtgtatcagCAGGTTAATGCCCCATGAAACAAGGCTcggattgtccaggaatggttccacgaAAATTACAGTGAATTCAGCTTAGTGCAGTGGCCTgaccagtcaccagatctcaatccaattaagCATCTGAGGGATGAGATGGGAACAAGCCATTTCGGATtagagatccactaccagccaactGGGCACAATGGTGGGAAGCATTGAGGAAATCATgtggccagcattcctgtggaatgcttgacaccttgtagagtccatgccctgacgaactgaggcttttctgagggcaaagggggggtgcaactcaatgttaggtgttcctaatgttttgtagactattatttttatatatatatatatatatattttaagatcTTTTAGaagagaaatatatattttagaagaaaaaaggaaaaaaaataaataaataaataaactaaaacCGTGCAATTGGCAACGCCCACTACGATTTAAATTGAGATTGTCACTGGCCGACACACAATAAATCTATTATTTGCATGACTCACTGTGCAACAGTGTTTAACATcaattttttatgactacctcgtctctgtaacccacacatacaattatctgtaaggtctcgaacaagcagtgaatttcaaacagatttaacTACAACGACCTATTGGTTTTCAAATAACTTGCataaggcacctattggtagatgggtaaaaaaagcagacattgaatatcccttcgagcgtggtgaagttaataattacactttggatggtgtttcaatacacccagtccatacaaagatacaggtgtctttCCTAAGTCAGTTGccagagaagaaggaaaccgctcagggatttcaccatgagcccaatggtgactttaaaacaggtagactttaatggctgtgataggagaaaactgagaatggaacTACATTTTAGTTACAATACTAACCTGATTgacagtgaaaaggaagcctgtacagaataaaattattccaaaacatgcatcctgttggcgtcaagacactaaagtaatactgcagaaaatgtggcaaagcaattatctttttgtcctgaatacaaagtgtaatgAGAGGCAAATCCAAAAGATTAcagagtaccacttcatattttcaagcatggtggatgcatcatgttatgggtatgcttgtaatcgttgcGGACTGGGGAGttccaggataaaaaagaaacggaatgagATAAGCACAAGCAAGATCCTAGAGGAAATCCTGGTTTAGTCTGCTctctaccagacactgggagcaTAATTCACCTTTCTGCAGGACAAGAAACTAAAACACAAGCGCAAAtctgcactggagttgcttagcaaGAAGACAGAATGTTCCCGAgtagccgagttacagttttgacaaatctacggcaagacctgaaaatggttgtttagtaatgatcaacaaccaatttgacagcttgaataattttgagaAGTTACACAATCCAGATgcggaaagctcttagacttacccagcgGGACTCACAGcgctaatcgctgccaaaggtgcttctacaaagtattgacgcTGGGATGCAAATAGTTTAGATATTTCCGCATTTCATTTCCAATAAactagcaaaaatgtctaaaacattttcactgtcattatggggtattttgtgtagatgggttagaatttgtgtttaatccattttgaattcaggctgcttTCGGAAGGCACTGGACCAGCTTCTGGTATGCACAGACTGAAACGAATGACTGCAAAATCGTTTAAGGTTTCTTTACAagacagaatgttgaataaaaccACATTTAAACTTACTCTACTGGTGGTCCGTGGTGTTGATCCTTCAGATGGTCAAAACATCCACAGGAAAGTACTGTTAACAACTTTTTAGAGTGGCGGTACTGAAGTTGAAATTTCTATCACCTGGCACTTCagtatgcatgcattgtatatttttcctgtggatattttggcTCAAATTTCAACCATCTGAAGGACCAACACCATGGACAACCGGTAGAGCAAGTTCAAATGTAATTCTGTTCAACAATCTGGCTTGAATGATTTTGCAGTCATTAGCTTCAGGCTGTGTATACCAGAAGGTGGTATCAATCTGATTCATCAGCCTAAAAAAAGATGCAGTAACAGGACAGAAAGCAGGGATAATAGACTCACCGAAACCAGAATGTCTCCCTCCACGATAGCAAGGTCGAACTGTAAGTCCtctgtaacagagagagagggtctgaaaCAACCACACTGACACAACATGTACTAGTTACAAGTCACTACCTCCAGTGCCATTAAAGTCCAGACCTCGCAGTAGAGGTCCAGGATTGTGCGCTTCATCTAATGAATGCGTTACCTTCTCTGGTTTCAGGCATTTTAACCCAATCATTTTGTCTGTGGCGTGGTCCCATTGAGGCAGTAGAACCTAAAGGCAATTGTTAACattaaacacattttgcaatattttatttttgatagATAAGCCATGAACTTGAAGAAAACCAATGGAATTGTTTCTTTAGGCCCATCACACCAAGAGATTGACTTGAGAATCACAGTAGAGGCCTACCTGTGGCAGTGAAAGTCACATTTGTAGAATTGTTGATGGGGTTTGTAGAATTGTCCACTGAAATACAGAAAGAAAATATAAAGAGGAACAGAACAACAGTTTTGCAGTGGGGCTGGCCTACATGAACTAAAAATGGTAAACAGGCCTAGTTTTCAGCCTGTAACCTTACGAAATGAGTGGTCCCCAATGCAGGCCTGCTTACCTGTGGCAGGGAAAGTAGAATTTGAAGTAGTAACATTTGTCAAATTGGTGATGGGAACACTGCCCACTGAAATACAACaagggtaacataatacatgtTACATAATAACATGGTGAACCAATTGGCGTCTACAGTGGAACTGGCCTGGCCTAACTCAAatggaaaacactcaaaagtagGATGTCACGAAAACAAAATGACTGGTCCTACCTTGGACAAACCAGATGAGAATCAGAAACCAAACCATGTTGAAACAACAATTGTCCCCCAAgatttgggagaaaaaaaaacaaccagAGAAACAGCACAAACAAATGTCTTCAATAGCTCTCCTTCCAGTCAAATAGTTGGTAGGGCAGCAATCACAAAAGAACAGGtgcctcctccttcttcttcttcttcttcttcttcttcttcttcttcttcggtgAGGTTTAAAGATGGTTGGTATACAATACGTTGCATTATCGCCCTCTACTGAACTATCGTATGAATCCATTACctttgtgatacaaaatgggAAAGGGGGAACcgtgaaaatgtaaaaatatatatatatttaatgactctactaactaaccctacactcattaaaacccatcaCCTTATTCCACTACTTTAACCCTATCTTAACCTACCCCGGGCCAACGACCCGAGAGGACGAGAcactaccactcaacacaccctgtaactcttctgaaatCGAATCTCGTacccccaagtacttctctgcagctgccaccacaacatctattttctatgACTTACGTGTCATCTCTGCGGTACAGCAGATAACAATTGCTATGAATGCTAAGCCAACCTcactgaaacatatatcactcattggcctatccctctgttctGGCAAAGATCTACTATTCACAGGGATTCTCTCTGAATCCCTCACCCTCCACTACCTTCTTCACTTCCTCTGCATACAACATCTTCTGCACTACAATGACCCTGGCCACctaaacctgcctctctcgctccTCACAACAACTTCTACCCCTTCCATTTCACCTACAGAACTCAAGCTGGTGTCCGGCCCACTCTGTTTGAACTTGATAGCAATCTTCCTCGACATACCCTCTCCCTTGTCATTGCTATCTTCAACAGATACAAACCCatcctctgcctccctcagtcttttcaacatcctctctctttccctccaatcGTCCTCCCTTGACCAGTATAGACAGTTAATGTGCATCCATAGTATATAGTGAGCAGTACTGTGCATAATGTAGCAGATGCAGGAATGCCCTCATGCAGGAACACCCCGAAATGTGGGCTGCAGTTGCACACTATTGACAGAAAGACACATCAACCTCAGATAAAGCATCCGAGACAGCAAAACAGCGCTCCTCTGTGTAGGCCATGTATCTGATGCCGTCTGGTCAAAAAGCATATAGCATGTCATACAGCCACAGTTGTAGAGCGGTCAGACTTTCTGGATGTTTAGTTCAGTCCTATGTGTTCTCTGGCCAATCCCCATTGACAGAAAATAAATATCTGCTGTGGGAAACCGTGTAGACAGTGTTAGTGTTCATGTATAGTGCAGTATAGACAGTGGTAATGTGCGTCCATAGTATAGAGTAGTGAACAGTACTGTCCATAATGTAGCATAGAGCCCATGTCGTATGTCCAGAGTGTTCCCAGAGTGGTATACCAAgaagcaagctagatctactcagggtcTTTTAAatctagccagcttcagttagcttcacattccagctcaggcttcatccgtactaCGATGGTGGATTTTGCTCGTCCACCTGCCGCAAAAGGCTGTCACATGCTTCCCAGTCGAAACAGTTTTAGCTTATACATTTTGTGaagtttttgttcattttggtgTTTGGTAGGTTTTTTTCAGCTGTTTGCGTACACCAATTTTTGTGTTGAGGCAAGTCGAAGTTTGGTAGTCAAAGTCTACACCCCTTCATCAGTGATTGGTTCACAGTAGGGGTGGGAACTATGGacgggattcttcaatgaagtgtttgctATCATTCACTTGAGAATTACTGCACTAAACTGATGTGTAATTGCGCGACTAAGACCTCTTCTGCAAAAACTTTAAAAATTCTATACAGATTTTTTGATGTATCTATTTTGAGCAAGTGTTTCTGGCTATATTGTTACTACGGTGGCTCAAGAGAGACAAACAGTAATATTGCCTCTTTCTCCTAGTTTTTCAAGCCAAGGTCTTTAGGAAGTGTGAGCACAGAAGTTTGCATCgcctagccgagttctgctaggagcaaactgaACCTATGTATGGGGACGTCTTTACTCTAGAATAGTTATTGCAAATTTTATgtaaaatagtccaaattagaGCCATCTTATGGGCAAAAGTGCCATATTTTATTATCTATTGTTAACGTCTTTGATAtgcttatcaatgcacaagcCCCTTCCTACCCCACTCCTATcgatctgatttcattggtcctcgcaaatcagacacttcattcaggaTATATGAGAAAGCTCCGAGTTAGCCTACCCCAGAGAAGGTTCGTTTTAGAGGATTTGTTGCCTTGGAaatgtacactgaacagaaatatacacacatgtaaagtgttggtcccatgtttcatgagctgaaataaaaaatctcaaaaatattccatatgcaaaaaaagcttatttctctcattttgtgcacaaatttgtttacatcgctgttagtgagcgtttctcctttgccaaggtaatccatccacctgacaggtgtggcatatcaagaagatgattaaatagcatgatcattacacaggtgcaccttgtgctggggacaatacaaaTCCCCTAAAATGCGCAGTTGtgtcacaatacaatgccacagatgcctcaagttttgagggagtgtgcaattggcatgctgactgcaggaatgtccaccagagctgttgctagataattgaatgttaatttttcaACCATAAGGTTCCtcaaacatcattttagagaatttgtagCCACGCTGGGAGGGAGGCTGACAAGTATTTGCATATAATAATGCCTTTTTGTGGGgacaaactcattctgattggctgggcctggctgcaaGTGGGTgcgccctccaaggcccacccaatggctgtgcccctgtacagtcatgtgaaatccatagattagggactaatgaattcatttcaattgacctCCTTATAtggactgtaactcagtaaattctTTGAAGTTGCATTTATATTGGCCTTCCGAGTGGCGAAGCGGTCtgaagcactgcatc is a window from the Salmo trutta chromosome 23, fSalTru1.1, whole genome shotgun sequence genome containing:
- the LOC115159942 gene encoding astacin-like metalloprotease toxin 5, which gives rise to MVWFLILIWFVQVGSVPITNLTNVTTSNSTFPATVDNSTNPINNSTNVTFTATGSTASMGPRHRQNDWVKMPETREEDLQFDLAIVEGDILVSEDRLAVKSLWPENEGVTSIPYKINDYLVDRKETVLAAFKLISDQTCIRFHEYTNEMNYIEFISGTGCASYVGFQGGAQSVYFGRACNVGNLCHELMHALGLHHEHTRPDRDQYVTIQWDNVVPGKENNFKVKKGDTQDLPYDYDSIMHYGTYYFSSNRNPTIHSKKRGVQIGQRNHLSPLDIARLNKLYQCE